The DNA window ACGCGGCGGTACTTGGCATGCTCGGGCGGGTCGATCTGCGACGGGATCAGCGGCCGCACATTGCCGAGGCTGACCGCATCCATGTTCGACGAGAAGAGTTCGGTGCGCTCGAGCGCCGTCTCGATGTCGGCGCGGCGGGTGAGGAAGACCGCTTCCGGCAACCGGAAAACCGGGGCGGATTCGCGCAGCGCCTTGTACATCTGCTGCGGCTCCGCCAGGCCCTTCGTCGTCTGCTCGACAAATCTTTCGGTATCTGTTGTGCGGTCAGCCTGGCACACACGGCCCCGTGGGCAATGCCATCCGGGGCCATCGCGGGGCCGCGTTTCGGCTTGGCAATCTGGCCGGGTGTCGGCATGCTCGCTGTATGACCCACTCACACGACGACGACGGATCCGACGACGCACGCCAGTTCTGGGAGGAGCGCTACAGCTCCTCTGAACGGACGTGGAGTGGGCGCGTCAACGCCCAACTCGCCGCGACGGCCGCCGACCTGACACCGGGCCGGGCCCTGGACCTCGGCAGCGGCGAGGGCGCCGACGCGCTGTGGCTCGCCGAGCGCGGCTGGCAGGTGGTGGCCGTCGACGTCTCCGACACCGCGCTGCAACGGGCGGCCGAGGCGGCATCTCAGCGAAACCTGCTGGACCGCATCGAATTTCAGTGCCTCGATCTCAACGAGAGCTTCCCGGAGGGGACTTTCGACCTGGTGTCGGTGCAATATCTGCACTCACCCGCGCGACTGGAGCGCGAGGCGGTGCTGCGGCGGGCGGCCGACCACGTCGCGCCCGGCGGGGTGCTCCTGATCGTCGACCACGGCGAAGCCCCGCCCTGGGCCAAACAGCACCTGCACCGGTTTCCCGGGATCGAGGAGGTGCTGGCGTCGTTGCAGCTGGATGAGACCTGGACGCGGTTGCGGGCCGAGCAGGTCGAGCGGGAAACGCTCGGGCCGGACGAACAACCGGCGACCCTGGTCGACAACGTCATGGTGCTGCGCAAAGCCGCATAGGCCGGGGCGGCGGTTGCTGGCCCCGGCCTTGCGCAGCGGGTACCGTTGATCGTCGCGGACGAGTTGGCCGGGCGGCCGCGGAGCGCCGCAAGGCGGTTCGAGGAAAGTCCGGACTTCACAGAGCAGGGTGATTGCTAACGGCAATCCGAGGTGACTCGCGGGAAAGTGCCACAGAAAACAAACCGCCACCCTCGCGGTGGTAAGGGTGAAACGGTGCGGTAAGAGCGCACCAGCATCCCGGGTGACCGGGGTGGCTCGGCAAACCCCACCCGAAGCAAGGTCAAGAAGGCCGCACCGCAAGGTGCGGCCGCGCAGGCGTTCGAGGGTTGCTCGCCCGAGCCTGCGGGTAGACCGCTCGAGGCACCCGGCGACGGTGTGTCCAGATGGATGGTCGCCGCCCCGCCGCCGTTGGCCACGCCGCGGCGGCGGGGAACAGAATCCGGCTTACAGGCCAACTCGTCCGCCCGTCTTCGCGGCTCAGCGCCGCGCTTTGCGAACCGACTTGTCGAGTTGACGCAACGCGTCGTCGACCTGCCGCTCGCACATCTTGGCCAGGTCGACCTCCTGCTGGTAGAGCAGGCCGTAGGTGAAGGTGTCCTCCCCGGCGGCATGCGCGGCGGCGGCCTGCTGCAGCAGGTGCGCCTGGCTGACCACGCTGTCCTGGTGGTCGCCGAGCAGTGTCTGGATCGCCTTCGCCCGCT is part of the Mycobacterium sp. HUMS_12744610 genome and encodes:
- a CDS encoding class I SAM-dependent methyltransferase, with the translated sequence MTHSHDDDGSDDARQFWEERYSSSERTWSGRVNAQLAATAADLTPGRALDLGSGEGADALWLAERGWQVVAVDVSDTALQRAAEAASQRNLLDRIEFQCLDLNESFPEGTFDLVSVQYLHSPARLEREAVLRRAADHVAPGGVLLIVDHGEAPPWAKQHLHRFPGIEEVLASLQLDETWTRLRAEQVERETLGPDEQPATLVDNVMVLRKAA